In Oryza sativa Japonica Group chromosome 1, ASM3414082v1, the genomic stretch aattataattatataaatgtgCATCTCATCTTGCGATTGCAAGTGTGATCATGTAGTTTCTGGCTTGATAAAAATAGCAACATAAGTGGTTAAGTGGGAGCAAATGAATGTTACATGCATTTAGAGAGCACATAAAACAAAGCGTTTTACTTTGGTTATCACAAGTCGTTCCTCTTGTGCTTTTCACCTCGACTTGGCTTTGTTCCTGACGAATGTGATAATTGCGTTCCCTTGATGCTTAGCTTGTATCCTGTGGCCATTGATGCTGCTTTCTCTGTGTATGACTGGTGATCTTTGGCTTTGCCAAAGGAAAGCTCCTAAAGCGGATTCTTCCATAATTTTGCCCTCTAAGATGCACTTTTCTCTGTTTGTTTCAACCTTGTGAAGACTGCTTCTGATTGGCTATGCATAGCCACGACCCACCCATATGCATCAAATAAGATGCAAAAACTGCAAATTGCAAATAAATTCTCGTTTGGACCAAGTATCTGACGTATTATGAAGtaattttgaaataaaaaaacaaattatgtCCTTTTGAAACGTATGACAGGAATGGAAGACATAGAAAAACTACTTTTCTATAAGGTTGGACCTCTTacttatttttctataaaagtGTGCCATAGAAATTTAATGGTATGAAAAATTTTCTATCCTTTCCTATTGcttatttttctacaaaattgAATAAGGGGAATTCAATCTTATGAAAATTTTTCCATCCTTGACTACTAATCAAAGggtcttataaaaaaattcctTGAAAAACTAAATCCTCTAAACTTTACATGTCAATCCTCCAATTCAAATGGCCCTTATATAGTTGTAGAATCTTGACGAATAAAATGGCCCTTTTTGAAATAGCCTTTCAAAATTCTCGCTGGTGAACTATGCTATtgtaaatatatgaaaaatcaGAGGAGTATCTTTGTGTACACTTCCGTTCCAAAGAGCCCACGAGACTAGAGATCCGCCCCCTCGcgttcccccctccctccccctcgtCGTCTTCTCCCCCCAAATCCCCCTCAAACCCTACCGCCGatccggctccgccgccgcgcagatCGCCATGGCCGCCCCCAACAacaacgacgccgccgccggcgccagcgccagcgccacCACCAGCGAGCCCGCGCCGGAGGATACCTCGATCGAGGCGCTGGCGCGGCGCGTGCAGGAGCACATGACCCTGGCCTCCAaccccaccgcccgccgccacaAGTTCTGGGAGACGCAGCCGGTGGGCCAGttccgcgacgccgccgatTCCTCCCTCCCCGACGGCGCCATCGAGCCGCCCACCCCGCTCTCCGAGGTCCGTGCCGACCCTTACCCGCTCcccgccgccttcgagtggtacACCTgcgacctcgacgacgacgccctCCTCACCGATCTCTACGCCCTCCTCGCCCACAACTACGTCGAGGACGACGAGAACATGTTCCGCTTCAACTACTcccccgccttcctccgctGGGCGCTCCGCCCCCCTTCCTTCTTCCGCGCCTGGCACATCGGCGTCCGCGCCAGGGAGTCCAAGAAGCTCGTCGCCTTCATCTCCGGTGTCCCCGCGCGCATCCGCGCACGCGACGACGTCGTCCGCATGGCAGAGATCAACTTCCTTTGCGTCCACAAGAAGCTCCGATCCAAGCGCCTCGCCCCCGTGCTCATCCGCGAGGTCACCCGCCGCGTCCACCAGGAGAACATCTGGCAGGCTGCGTACACTGCGGGGGTTGTCCTCCCAACCCCCATCACCACCTGCCGGTACTGGCACCGATCCCTCAACCCCAAGAAGCTTATTGATGTTGGGTTCTCCCGTCTCGGACCTCGCATGACCATGAGTCGCACGGTTCGGCTCTACAAGCTGCCTGAAGCTCCGCTTACTCCTGGGTTCCGCCAGATGGAGCTAAGAGATGTCGCTGCGGTCACACGGCTGCTGAGGGCATACCTTGCGAAGTTCGTGGTGGCTCCGGACTTTGATGAGATGGATGTGGAGCACTGGCTGCTTCCTCGGGAGGATGTGGTGGACAGCTACCTCGTGGAGAGCCCTGAAACTCACGAGGTCACGGATTTCTGCAGCTTTTACACGCTACCCTCATCAGTGTTGAACAATGCCAACTATGCGACACTCAAGGCTGCATACTCGTACTACAATGTTTCCACCAAGACTCCGCTGCAGCAGCTGATGAACGATGCACTGATCGTGGCCAAGCAGAAGAACTATGATGTGTTCAACGCACTTGATGTCATGGAGAATGAATCATTCCTCAAGGAGCTCAAATTTGGTCCTGGAGATGGGCAGCTCCACTATTACCTTTATAACTATCGCATCCGCAATGGAATCAAGCCATCAGAGCTTGGCCTTGTGCTGCTATAGGCCACTCCCACTTGAGACAGTGTTCGGGTTATACATTTCTTTCTTAGCAGGTACTCCTTGTGTGGCTGGTTTAGCATGTGTCTTTTCTGGTTGCTATAGGTAATGATTTGATTCCCGTCATGCTGTTGGTTGCTCATTTTTCTTATTATGGTAGCGGATCTCCTTCATATGATTGCCATGCTTGTTTCATGGAAATCCGAAATGATTCGCAAATGAGACTCaaattagaaatttggaatCCTTTCCTTAATTTTAAGACTTATTTTTTATTAGCGACATTCAGCTTGTATGGTTAAAAGCATGTATGATGGCACTGGTTTACCAAGAAATTTTGATAGAACTTGTGTTATGCCAAATCAGTCAGGCACCATCGTGTCTGTGTTTATTGTGTGGATGCCTCAATTCTGAGACATTTACCCTTGTTCAAGCATCCATGCTCCAGATATTGACCTTCTTATTGCAATTAgattgtttactttttatgcaTTGTACTAGCCAATTGTTGCCATCATATATGGGGAGTTGTGATGTTTCATGCTGTGCTGCTCTGATATGTCCATTATGCCCAGAAGGTACAAATAGGTGAATTTTGCCAGGTTGGTGGTTGCTAGTTATCCTTAGGGTATTCGCAGTTTCTAAAAGTTTCATGCATTGTCGCGGTTCCTCAAATCACTGCAATATGTGACATCCAGATCTTATGGGATGCTGTAAGCTAATTTTTACATTATGCACCTACCACATTTCACCATTAGATTTGTGCCAAACCTCATCATCCTTGTTACACTCGCATGATAAGGGAAAATAGTAAGATGCTTCTTGCATTACCAAGTGTTAACATTTTGTGAAATGTGTTCATTTATGCTTGCAATTACAAGCAACTATTGAACATAGTTCTTGGGCAGATATCATGCTTCATAGTTTCAAGTTGTGATTTGAGAATGCCCTTCATGCAACATCTATGTGCAAATATGATATATTTATGTAGAGATTCGTGTATGCAAAAGCTTGTTTACTTACCAATTAGTTATGAGAATATTTATGTGGTGATTTGTTCTGAAGTGCTTGTGCAAAAATAAGTTATGGCCTCTTTGGATTGGATGAATTATGAAGAAATGGAATTGCATTCGTTGTTGCGAGAGGTGAATCTCTAGGATCCCTACAAAATTCATATGGAATGGCCCTACACATGGGAATTTTAGATGAATTGTAACAGGAGGTTAACGCTATGTTTCACTTCTTTGTCTTGCAAGGATCTCTTTGAATTTCTACAAATTTTCTGTAGATCAATCAAACAACTTTATAAGCCTAGCGGAACGATGACAGCGGCGAGGCTGTGATGCTATGACATGGATTCCTCCCTGGATTGGGACATTAAACGATAAACCTAGGCTTCATATCCTGTTCTAACTCGTCCTTTTATCTCTACTAAGTCTACCTTCACTCGTGAATTATCCTTTTCTATTGTTGGTTATTTTATCTCTATTACCTCTACATTCACTCGTGGATTCACCTTTCTACTAGGGCAAAGACCAAACGAGGTTGATGAGCAGCACGCCGTTGCTAACATCTGAGCCAAAAACTAAAAGGGGCATTTCGTCGTTGCCAGCCGAAAATTGGGCAAGACCAAACGAGGTTGATGCGCAGCATGGCAACAGCGTTGCCAACATGTGagccaatttatttttttgggccGAGAGAGTCTAGTGTCGCAGGCTGGCAGCACCTCCCGGCGCGGTGCTccgtggaattttttttatttataattttttttattaaaagttttacaaaaataattttccattttgaaaattgacggaaggagtcgcctaccgccctctgggagggcggcgaaaatgacgtggcagacggccgttcgctctcgggcgacggccgtcaacgaaatttgcaggcggcccccttgccgccctccgctagggcgattttatactgtgcggggggccgcctgcaaattggcggcgaggggggggcatggaattttgcaggcggcccccttgccgccctcagctagggcgattttgtactgtggggggggccgcctgcaaatgggcggcgaggggggcatggaattttgcaggcggcccccttgccgccctccgctagggcgattttgtactgtggggggggccgcctgcaaatgggcggcgagggggcatggaattttgcaggcggcccccttgccgccctgggggagggcgatttttgcctctccccctataaagcccagtccctcctctgtgaaatttcattatattcactaaaaatccaaaaaaaacaaaagagagagaggggagggcagcagaaggggagcggcgaagccctgctggttcgctcaattcatcacaggtatgctcccatacatcttttgtgcatttgtactaatatgttatgtttgagtatatatgttgcgttttagttttagttccatatattttagcacatctgtagcacacagcacatatgtgtagatccagagcatagaatataatagtatgaattgagacatagacagtagtgttaattgtaagatgtagtttagtttgatctggagaatgtaacgtaattttagaaatttagagaacaatattgtagagaatgtaacttagggcgtagtacagaaatgcgaggttaacgcagttattgttttcatcaggcacaatgtcaagtaaggtcacatttcagatagttcacggtgaaggaaatattagatttggtccagatggtgttgatctgtcagattttgtaatgacatctaagggcatcgataggcctgcggagagaacatttcagtcaatttatagttggttgttgagaggatttagaatagaccaagaagtctacacaatgtcagtgtcagttgtagtgagtcgtgcaacagaaggttatttttgggaactaatgccgatggacagcactgatgcttggagacggtatgtggaaatggcttttgaacggtcatggcccctcgttatatttgtgtcggtacaagagaaagatataaatgtttcaatgcaaaccgaagatgtagagggtcctatcaatgcaggggatgttgttggaccatcgatgcaaaatgaggaaaatcaaccaagggaggagcaggctatgggcatggcggatgagggggagagagtcggtataattgttgatgaaatggagagggaagattcggataatgaggaagtggacgacgacgcatcatccgatgaggaaggtgatgtaatggccactgattgggcaaatgaggacttctctggacttgttatatcagagggtgatcatgtaccctgggagtataaggagaacgaggtaattgagggtgcaagatatgctcataaggatgagatgaaggaggcggtgaagcattgggcagtttccttgcagagagagtttagggtggtcaagtcaacaaattatgtgtatgaagtgaggtgcatgaaggaagattgtccgtggcgtgtccatgcatataagggtaaatggaatgattattggaaagttagcattgtgaccgagcacaagtgctacttacaaggggtggagaagtatcaccgaaacatcacttcagcttttgtggcaagtgagatgtacagcagtgttgttggtaacattggctttgaaccaaaatcaattattaggcacatcgagaacaaattcaagtacaccataagctatgcaaaggcctggagagccaaacaaaagatcattgagatgaggtatggcacatttgaagcttcttatgataatttgcctcgtttgttagccaccattgcccagaggaataataatacgtactatgacctacatacatttacatcggttgatgatcgaacaaagagtgtgctgcaaagagcctttttctcattgggtgcttgcatcaatgcttttgtgcattgtcgacctgttctatgcatagatggaacttttatgacaggtaaataccgaggtcagatattgacagcaattgggtgtgatgggaacaaccaggttctacctatggcttttgcatttgtagagagtgagaacactgaaagctggtactggttcctagagagagtgcacattgcagtggtgcgtatgaggcccaacgtttgccttatacatgatcgtcatgcgggtatgttgcgggctattgactacttgcagaacggttgggatgagaagggacttccagctaagtggcctgatgttcggagtcggtggtgcatgcgtcacatgggtgcaaatttctacaagcaattcaagaacaagcatcttatggagctctttaagaggctctgtgcacagaaccaagagaagaaatttaatgagttgtgggacaagttggatgagttgacaacgaagcaaacagatgagcaatctcgcagtccactagttgaaggtgacgagcctcccatacctcttggtgcattacatgatgacccaccaacaatgagaaggaggtcagggtcgtccatcagaaatttcactcagtggattgagaatgagcctaaggagaagtggtctctattgttcgacaccgatggatctcggtatggcataatgacaaccaatttggcagaggtgtacaactgggtaatgcgaggagttcgggtacttccattggttgctattgttgaattcatccttcacggcacgcaagcgtactttagggatcgatacaagaaaattggtccgtccatggccgatgacaacatagtgtttggcaacgtagtgacaaagtacatggaagataaaatcaaaaaggcacggagacatcgagttgttgctcaaggcacacaagtgcatcggtatgaaataatgtgtgttgataggagcaggcgtggtatctatcgcaagcaagccgtgcaggaatgtgtcttgaaggcggatggtggatgtacctgcagttgtatgaagccgaagcttcatcaccttccttgctcacacgttcttgctgctgccggtgattgtggcatatctcccaatgtgtacgtctcaaattatttcaggaaagaagcaatctttcatacatggagtgaggagatatatgggttcgggatctcaggatcttacacaacgctgagtgcccaagttttttatattccagatccatctaagttaagggtgaaaaagggtcgacgccaaactagacgcatcagaaatgatatggatgagtcagaagcaggtgggaggactttacgctgcagcaagtgtgatctgcgcggccatacttacaagaaatgcccgaagaatgcagaagttccaagcggcgcagatgctagtccatctggacaggcaagtgatggtaggcgaccacctggtgaaggaacaacaagcaggcgcgcaaggccaaggcgtcgtcgcgcagcaggcgattccatggtgtaacaatgctttcgatttaggaaataaaatgctgttgtgatgtaatgagtgttcggactaaatacttctatcgtgtaatttcaattcaatgttgttgtaatgagtacctccgactattgttgtactagtagtattgcgaattattcggtgttgtatcataatgttatcgtgatgagtgttcggagtaaacacttttgtttgtttgtactcttgtttaatatgtgttagtaattcgcttagttcaacatttattacttatgttgaactaattacttatgttgaactaattatttatatgtttctgatcaacctatttaatgcaggtatggcgtacgacacaccggcgctgttgaaccgtgggattgacaggaaccaccgctcgttcctgtcagcagtcgagggtgcacagctcggcaccttccgtccacgcacgtcgcgcgagtggttgcgtgtcgacccccgtcacgttccttggtacgcgtatgttcacatttcaactcaactttgctttgtgttgtacttatgtttgaagtttgctctatacaggttgcgtgcggcaggccttctaccactttgtaggcttgttgaggcggcggcggacgaccgtgacccagcgaagcggtgggatgcagatcggtcactccttgccgctcttgtagaccgctggagacctgagacgcacacgttccaccttccctgtggggagatggctccgacactgcaggacgtgtcgtacctgctcgggctaccgctggcgggagcagcagttggtcccgtggacggtgtttttgggtggaaggaggatatcactgcgcgcttcgagcaggtgatgcgccttccacacctaggaccgaccaccacccttcctccgtactctacagtcgggcctagcaaggcttggttgctccagttcactgtaagtaaataagttgttattatcatacgtgcttatttgcgaccgaatgagtgttttgtactaacatttcattcttaattgtaggcggaccttctacaccctgacgctgatgattactcggtccgacgctcccttgaggcgtacctgttgtggttgttcgggtgggtgatgttcactagcacccacgggcacgctgtggacttccggctggtccactacgcacggtccatcgcggatgctcagccacaggacgtgccgcagtggagctggggttctgccgtgctagcagccacgtaccgtgccctctgtgaggcgtgcacgaagactgacgcgggagcgatcatcgctggctgccctatgttgcttcagctttgggcagccgagaggtttgccataggtcgaccagtggtggacagcgcaccctatggggttggtcgcagcgcgcagtggccagaggacggtcccacgatggggacttactggtgtcgacgtggggttagtgcaacttcgctgcgttataagtttatcagtcgtctttttttttcttcacataacatgtctaattccgatcatgtttattgcagcgtcattacgctcacgtccaggtgagacgtggttacccggacttcgtgttcgagtttgaccgtctccagccgagcgacgtcatctgggagccgtacacagaagaggccgtcgctgcgagagcaccgctaggactttcgtccttgtgcacacgcgaccaggcttactggctcaccatcctgccgatggtgttcgacatttttgttgagcctcactgcccgcagcgtgtgatgagacagttcggacttaggcaggtgtttccgggcaacgtgcagccgaccgtcctccctgccgaccactcgtgagttcggattgttcatttctaaatttttatgataattacttcatcgagccatataatttacctctcttcacaggttga encodes the following:
- the LOC4327681 gene encoding glycylpeptide N-tetradecanoyltransferase 1, with the protein product MAAPNNNDAAAGASASATTSEPAPEDTSIEALARRVQEHMTLASNPTARRHKFWETQPVGQFRDAADSSLPDGAIEPPTPLSEVRADPYPLPAAFEWYTCDLDDDALLTDLYALLAHNYVEDDENMFRFNYSPAFLRWALRPPSFFRAWHIGVRARESKKLVAFISGVPARIRARDDVVRMAEINFLCVHKKLRSKRLAPVLIREVTRRVHQENIWQAAYTAGVVLPTPITTCRYWHRSLNPKKLIDVGFSRLGPRMTMSRTVRLYKLPEAPLTPGFRQMELRDVAAVTRLLRAYLAKFVVAPDFDEMDVEHWLLPREDVVDSYLVESPETHEVTDFCSFYTLPSSVLNNANYATLKAAYSYYNVSTKTPLQQLMNDALIVAKQKNYDVFNALDVMENESFLKELKFGPGDGQLHYYLYNYRIRNGIKPSELGLVLL
- the LOC136357536 gene encoding uncharacterized protein, whose translation is MSSKVTFQIVHGEGNIRFGPDGVDLSDFVMTSKGIDRPAERTFQSIYSWLLRGFRIDQEVYTMSVSVVVSRATEGYFWELMPMDSTDAWRRYVEMAFERSWPLVIFVSVQEKDINVSMQTEDVEGPINAGDVVGPSMQNEENQPREEQAMGMADEGERVGIIVDEMEREDSDNEEVDDDASSDEEGDVMATDWANEDFSGLVISEGDHVPWEYKENEVIEGARYAHKDEMKEAVKHWAVSLQREFRVVKSTNYVYEVRCMKEDCPWRVHAYKGKWNDYWKVSIVTEHKCYLQGVEKYHRNITSAFVASEMYSSVVGNIGFEPKSIIRHIENKFKYTISYAKAWRAKQKIIEMRYGTFEASYDNLPRLLATIAQRNNNTYYDLHTFTSVDDRTKSVLQRAFFSLGACINAFVHCRPVLCIDGTFMTGKYRGQILTAIGCDGNNQVLPMAFAFVESENTESWYWFLERVHIAVVRMRPNVCLIHDRHAGMLRAIDYLQNGWDEKGLPAKWPDVRSRWCMRHMGANFYKQFKNKHLMELFKRLCAQNQEKKFNELWDKLDELTTKQTDEQSRSPLVEGDEPPIPLGALHDDPPTMRRRSGSSIRNFTQWIENEPKEKWSLLFDTDGSRYGIMTTNLAEVYNWVMRGVRVLPLVAIVEFILHGTQAYFRDRYKKIGPSMADDNIVFGNVVTKYMEDKIKKARRHRVVAQGTQVHRYEIMCVDRSRRGIYRKQAVQECVLKADGGCTCSCMKPKLHHLPCSHVLAAAGDCGISPNVYVSNYFRKEAIFHTWSEEIYGFGISGSYTTLSAQVFYIPDPSKLRVKKGRRQTRRIRNDMDESEAGGRTLRCSKCDLRGHTYKKCPKNAEVPSGADASPSGQASDGRRPPGEGTTSRRARPRRRRAAGDSMV